The genome window TAATGTTTTCCCATTTATTTGAACCTTTTTCATTCCTTTCATACAGTGATTTAAAATTATCCATGAAATCATCTTTTTGTATCTCTACACTAAACTGCTCTACATTAAGGCCCTGATTTTTTAAATCATCCCTGAGACTATTAAAGCCGGATTCAACCATCTTTTTTATCTCCTCATTCTCAACGACAATAAGGGCCTTTACATTCTTATCAGCTACAGATATATCAAGGCGGAGATCCCCAAGTTCAGCCGGTCTGAGACTGATCTTTGCAGTATGTGTCCCGACATGAGATGCATGGATAATCTGCTGTGACATATACTGGACCAGATTTCCCTGATCCGCATATCTGTAAACTGATTGCGAACTTATATTATTACCATCTGTATTAACAGGCGTCCCTTTAACAGCAGTAACAAGCATACCGTTGTCATTGAGCAATTTATTATTGTCTAAGTTTTCGATTTGTGGATTAACAATACTATCTGGAAGAATATCCACAGGTAATTTAAAATCAGTAGTGGTATCAACTCCCCCCTCGCCACTCTTTTCTAACAGTGTAAATAGAAGGGGATTTTCGTTGTTCTTTGTAATTTCATGGCTCATTAAAGGTTCACACGAAGATACTCGCAGCTCACCCCCACCCTGACTCTCCCCCCTCAAGGGGGAGGGAATTTCGAGGATTCGCCTCCCTTTGAAGAGGATAGGCGGGACATTCTTGTCCCCTTGATTTTCATGCCCCTTTGTGAGCGCCCCGTTCATGTCCGGTTCACCCGAAAAAGACCCCATCCCCACCCTGCCCCTCCCCTTTAAAGGGAGAGAAATTTCCTCTCCCTCAGGGAGAGGATTAAAGCTTGCCCCCGAAGTAGTAACGGGGGGGTGAGGGTTGGGGTTTTCATTATCCTTTGTTAGCGGCATACTCATAGACGTTTCACTTGAACCCTTGGCCACTTGAACCCTTGAACCCTTCATTTTATTTTCATCATCACTGCCTTCTTTTTTATCTGCGGCCTTAGCAGGCTTTTCATTCTCTGTGTTTTTTTCTGCAAGACCGGTGTCTTTTATTTGTTGATTGGCAATATTCAATGAAAGAGAAAGGAGTGTTGAGAACATATCTTCACCTTTGCCGGACTGCCTTTCAGTTTTTTTGACCGGCCCTGTCTTTTTTATATGTTCCGGTTTTACAGTAACCTGCTGAATTGCCAACTTAGATAGTTCCTTTCATCTGAAATTACCTCCGGCGGGGTAAGAAAACCCCGCCTATCCATATCTATGAGGATAGGCGGGACA of Nitrospirota bacterium contains these proteins:
- a CDS encoding flagellar hook-length control protein FliK, whose translation is MAIQQVTVKPEHIKKTGPVKKTERQSGKGEDMFSTLLSLSLNIANQQIKDTGLAEKNTENEKPAKAADKKEGSDDENKMKGSRVQVAKGSSETSMSMPLTKDNENPNPHPPVTTSGASFNPLPEGEEISLPLKGRGRVGMGSFSGEPDMNGALTKGHENQGDKNVPPILFKGRRILEIPSPLRGESQGGGELRVSSCEPLMSHEITKNNENPLLFTLLEKSGEGGVDTTTDFKLPVDILPDSIVNPQIENLDNNKLLNDNGMLVTAVKGTPVNTDGNNISSQSVYRYADQGNLVQYMSQQIIHASHVGTHTAKISLRPAELGDLRLDISVADKNVKALIVVENEEIKKMVESGFNSLRDDLKNQGLNVEQFSVEIQKDDFMDNFKSLYERNEKGSNKWENIIAGKNTGSTEHPLMMPALFGIGVKGGISIFA